A region of Streptomyces cinnamoneus DNA encodes the following proteins:
- the ligD gene encoding non-homologous end-joining DNA ligase, which produces MAETMELTVGERTVRLSNPGKVYFPRRGFTKYDLAHYYLSVGDGILRALRDRPTTLERYPDGVEGESFFQKRAPKNLPEWIPTGRIAFPSGRYADEICPTEVAAVLWAANLGCVTFHPWPVRRADTDHPDELRIDLDPQPGTGYADAVRAALELREVLDGLGLTGWPKTSGGRGLHVFVPIRPEWTFVQVRRAAIAVARELERRAPERITTAWWKEERGEKIFVDYNQTARDRTIASAYSVRPRPNATVSAPLHWREVADAVPEDFDLATMPARFAEVGDPHAGMDARPCGLEAALDLAARDEREHDLGDLPYPPEHPKMKGEPKRVQPSRARKGDA; this is translated from the coding sequence ATGGCAGAGACCATGGAGCTGACGGTCGGCGAACGCACCGTCCGGCTGTCCAACCCCGGCAAGGTCTACTTCCCACGGCGCGGCTTCACCAAGTACGACCTCGCCCACTACTACCTCAGCGTCGGCGACGGCATCCTGCGCGCCCTCAGGGACCGGCCCACCACGCTCGAGCGCTACCCCGACGGGGTGGAGGGGGAGTCCTTCTTCCAGAAGAGGGCCCCCAAGAACCTCCCCGAGTGGATCCCCACCGGCCGGATCGCCTTCCCCAGCGGCCGCTACGCCGACGAGATCTGCCCCACCGAGGTCGCGGCCGTCCTGTGGGCCGCCAACCTGGGCTGCGTCACCTTCCACCCCTGGCCCGTCCGGCGCGCCGACACCGACCACCCCGACGAGCTGCGCATCGACCTCGACCCCCAGCCCGGCACGGGCTACGCCGACGCGGTGCGGGCCGCGCTGGAGCTGCGCGAGGTGCTGGACGGGCTCGGCCTGACCGGCTGGCCCAAGACCTCCGGCGGCCGCGGGCTGCACGTCTTCGTACCCATCAGGCCCGAGTGGACCTTCGTCCAGGTGCGGCGGGCCGCCATCGCCGTCGCCCGGGAGCTGGAGCGGCGGGCGCCGGAGCGGATCACCACCGCCTGGTGGAAGGAGGAACGCGGAGAAAAGATCTTTGTCGACTACAACCAGACCGCCCGTGACCGCACCATCGCCAGCGCCTACTCCGTCCGGCCGCGTCCGAACGCCACCGTCTCCGCCCCGCTGCACTGGAGGGAGGTGGCCGACGCCGTGCCCGAGGACTTCGACCTGGCGACCATGCCCGCCCGCTTCGCCGAGGTGGGCGATCCGCACGCCGGAATGGACGCGCGGCCCTGTGGTCTGGAGGCGGCGCTCGACCTCGCCGCCCGTGACGAGCGCGAGCACGACCTGGGTGACCTGCCCTACCCGCCCGAGCACCCGAAGATGAAGGGCGAGCCGAAGCGGGTGCAGCCCAGCAGGGCGCGTAAGGGTGACGCCTGA
- a CDS encoding ATP-dependent DNA ligase — MDLPVMPPVLPMLAKSASVIPPGMQYEAKWDGFRAIVFRDGPEIEVGSRSGKPLTRYFPELVDALLRQLPGRCVLDGEIVVARGGRLDFDALLERIHPADSRVRHLAEVTPAGLIAFDLLALGDRSLMDTPQRERREALTDALRGAHDPVFTAPVTHDLEVARGWFEQFEGAGLDGVIAKPPGLPYRPGERVMVKVKHERTADCVVAGLRLHKSGPVVGSLLLGLYDDAGRLQHVGVCASFPMRRRQELMAELEPLRMADVGGHPWQEWASADAQAADRLPGGPSRWTGKKDLSWLPLRPERVLEVAYDHMQGDRFRHTAQFRRWRPDREPRQCTYAQLEEPVSYDLARVLGTG; from the coding sequence ATGGACCTTCCGGTGATGCCCCCGGTGCTGCCGATGCTGGCCAAGAGCGCGTCGGTCATCCCACCGGGGATGCAGTACGAGGCCAAGTGGGACGGCTTCCGGGCAATCGTCTTCCGGGACGGCCCCGAGATCGAGGTGGGCAGCCGCTCGGGCAAACCGCTCACCCGCTACTTCCCCGAGCTGGTCGACGCCCTGCTGCGGCAGCTGCCCGGGCGCTGCGTCCTGGACGGCGAGATCGTCGTCGCCCGCGGCGGACGCCTGGACTTCGACGCCCTGCTGGAGCGGATCCACCCGGCCGACTCCCGGGTGCGCCACCTGGCCGAGGTGACCCCGGCCGGCCTGATCGCCTTCGACCTGCTGGCGCTGGGCGACCGGTCCCTGATGGACACCCCGCAGCGCGAGCGCCGCGAGGCCCTGACGGACGCCCTGCGGGGCGCCCACGACCCGGTCTTCACCGCCCCCGTCACCCACGACCTGGAGGTGGCGCGCGGCTGGTTCGAGCAGTTCGAAGGCGCGGGCCTGGACGGGGTGATCGCCAAACCGCCCGGGCTGCCGTACCGGCCCGGGGAACGCGTCATGGTCAAGGTCAAGCACGAGCGGACGGCCGACTGCGTCGTGGCCGGCCTGCGGCTGCACAAGAGCGGCCCGGTCGTCGGCTCGCTGCTGCTGGGCCTGTACGACGACGCCGGGCGGCTGCAGCACGTGGGGGTCTGCGCGTCCTTCCCCATGCGGCGCCGCCAGGAGCTGATGGCCGAGCTGGAGCCGCTGCGCATGGCGGACGTCGGCGGGCACCCCTGGCAGGAGTGGGCCAGCGCGGACGCCCAGGCGGCGGACCGGCTGCCCGGCGGGCCGAGCCGCTGGACGGGCAAGAAGGACCTGTCCTGGCTCCCGCTGCGCCCCGAGCGGGTGCTGGAGGTGGCCTACGACCACATGCAGGGCGACCGCTTCCGGCACACCGCCCAGTTCCGCCGCTGGCGTCCCGACCGGGAGCCCCGCCAGTGCACGTACGCCCAGCTGGAGGAGCCGGTGAGCTACGACCTGGCGCGGGTGCTCGGCACCGGATGA